A genomic segment from Brienomyrus brachyistius isolate T26 chromosome 9, BBRACH_0.4, whole genome shotgun sequence encodes:
- the LOC125748916 gene encoding histone-lysine N-methyltransferase SETDB1-B-like, with protein sequence MEDLEECVMDDLGVSLEELRRWIEEEVERSEVVRQRKAQLAELQDWVEQREREVAAVDSLFSSASDSVMECETLVKDVYTKMGLVYKDSSSEDEGGGGGTQSSEVIEIDDDDDDDVIAVGCVVPPQKGTTPSKDPAFNEASAALQRSSQQVQKLAQAVNRTAPTTTPTKPLPSTIVRRDVSCQLSMPAVFVSQAPRNTPTQPNPALKEDEMKLEMSILGKKRTKTWHPGTLIAIIPIGTGFKYKVKFENKGKSLLSGNHVAFNYHPTLERLYVGARVVAKYKDGNQVWLYAGIVAEMPNSKNRMRFLIFFDDGYASYVSLPELYPVCRPLKKTWEDIEDASCRDFIEEYITAYPNRPMVLLKAGQVIKTEWEGTWWKSRVEEVDGSLVKILFLDDKRSEWIYRGSTRLEPMFNLKVNCANTQEKRQGGQQRTRPNMAIRTKGPVVQYTSESNNMATSKSQGTSANSKFPQSATPGQHLRTESPDSLARSKQQVAKKSTSTFVVPPAAISRPPGPSDTLAAGPRPLLSLPASTPSPTTPTAIVPSNNSRVFVLQPGSIQTLTPVSPITSLQPAPPPQLSYSCDRVPQEPSYQAPNERLFYMLHTCSPACLSRVRPARLDQYRSRNPLLTPLLYEFRRMTGRRRVNRKMSFHVIYKSPCGLCLRSMAEIQRYLFQTGCDFIFLEMFCLDPYVLVDRRFQPQKPFYFIQDITNGREDIPLSCVNEIDGTPPPSVAYSKERIPADGVFINTSLDFLVGCDCTDGCRNKSKCACHQLTLQATACTPGGQMNMNAGYSYKRLEECLPTGVYECNKRCRCNPQMCINRLVQHGLQVRLQLFKTQNKGWGIRCLDDVAKGSFVCIYAGKILTDDFADKEGLEMGDEYFANLDHIESVENFKEGYESEAHCSDSDGSGVDMSRVRVPGRSSQKKGYQKAEDDTNSGNGGQGGEDSSADGEEEDDDDEDDSNDDDDSSGENFIRNAYYSSSSVWRSYTTRRQAKGLKEGSQDSKDGLSVSTGGTEGRKPPVMPEESGKSKVASWLTSQASSSGTQPAVKLEGLKTEKKEPLDQKPALGSISVKTETSKKPPGSNMDVMTLSDSDDIQTISSGSDDKERERQAQGPLKRQVAVKSTRGFTLKSTHSLVVKTGGAGGSGATVGPGGAVGEGGPARKNTRQFFDGEESCYIIDAKLEGNLGRYLNHSCSPNLFVQNVFVDTHDLRFPWVAFFASKRIRAGTELTWDYNYEVGSVEGKELLCCCGSTECRGRLL encoded by the exons ATGGAGGACTTGGAGGAATGTGTGATGGACGACCTGGGTGTGTCACTGGAGGAGCTCAGGCGCTGGATCGAGGAGGAGGTGGAACGCAGTGAGGTGGTGAGGCAGAGGAAGGCCCAGCTAGCCGAGCTGCAGGACTGGGTGGAGCAGCGGGAGCGAGAGGTGGCTGCTGTGGACTCGCTCTTCAGCAGTGCCTCtga TTCCGTCATGGAATGCGAGACCCTCGTCAAGGACGTATACACCAAGATGGGGCTGGTGTACAAGGACAGCAGCTCTGAAGACGAGGGCGGAGGCGGCGGCACCCAGTCATCTGAGGTGATCGAAATCGACGATGACGATGACGACGATGTCATTGCCGTTGGCTGTG TGGTTCCACCCCAGAAGGGCACCACACCATCCAAGGATCCCGCG ttTAACGAGGCCTCTGCCGCCCTCCAGAGGTCTTCCCAGCAGGTTCAGAAGTTGGCTCAGGCTGTGAACAGGACGGCCCCAACCACCACTCCCACTAAACCGCTGCCTTCCACCATTGTGCGCCGAG ACGTGTCGTGCCAGTTGTCCATGCCGGCCGTGTTTGTGTCACAAGCCCCGCGCAACACGCCCACGCAGCCCAACCCCGCCCTGAAGGAGGATGAGATGAAGCTGGAAATGAGCATCCTGGGCAAGAAGAGGACCAAGACGTGGCACCCGGGCACGCTCATCGCCATCATCCCCATTG GAACCGGCTTCAAGTACAAAGTTAAGTTTGAGAACAAGGGGAAGAGCCTGCTGTCAGGGAACCACGTGGCCTTCAACTACCACCCGACGCTGGAGCGGCTGTATGTGGGCGCCCGCGTCGTCGCCAAGTACAAGGACGGCAACCAGGTGTGGCTGTATGCCGGCATTGTGGCCGAGATGCCCAACAGCAAGAACCGCATGAG GTTCCTGATATTTTTCGACGACGGTTATGCATCCTACGTCAGTCTGCCGGAGCTCTACCCTGTCTGCAGACCCT TAAAGAAGACGTGGGAAGACATCGAGGACGCCTCCTGCAGGGACTTCATTGAGGAGTACATCACTGCTTACCCCAACCGGCCCATGGTTCTCCTTAAGGCAGGCCAGGTCATCAAGACTGAGTGGGAGGGCACCTGGTGGAAGAGCCGTGTGGAGGAGGTGGACGGCAGCCTGGTCAAGATTCTCTTCCTG GATGACAAACGCAGCGAGTGGATCTACCGGGGTTCCACCCGCCTGGAGCCCATGTTCAACCTGAAGGTCAACTGTGCCAACACGCAGGAGAAGAGGCAGGGCGGCCAGCAGCGGACTCGCCCCAATATGG CCATTCGGACAAAGGGACCCGTGGTTCAGTACACCAGCGAGTCAAATAACATGGCAACCAGCAAAAGCCAGGGTACTTCAGCGAACTCCAAATTCCCGCAGTCGGCCACCCCAGGGCAACACCTGCGCACAGA GAGTCCCGACAGTCTGGCTCGATCCAAACAGCAGGTAGCAAAGAAGAGCACTTCTACCTTTGTGGTCCCCCCGGCTGCAATCTCGCGCCCCCCGGGCCCCAGTGATACCCTGGCGGCTGGGCCCCGGCCTCTGCTCTCCCTCCCCGCGTCCACGCCCTCCCCCACTACCCCCACTGCTATCGTGCCCTCCAACAATTCCAG GGTCTTTGTGCTGCAGCCGGGCTCCATACAGACCCTCACCCCGGTGTCCCCCATCACCTCCCTGCagcctgccccacccccccagctctcATACTCTTGCGACCGCGTTCCCCAGGAGCCATCCTATCAGGCCCCCAACGAGCGCCTCTTCTACATGCTGCACACCTGCTCCCCTGCCTGTCTAAGCCGGGTCCGGCCAGCCCGCCTGGACCAGTACCGCAGCCGAAACCCGCTGCTGACACCCCTACTCTACGAATTCCGCCGCATGACCGGCCGACGCCGCGTCAACCGCAAG ATGTCATTCCACGTGATCTACAAGTCGCCCTGCGGGCTTTGCCTGCGCAGCATGGCAGAGATCCAGCGCTACCTCTTCCAGACCGGCTGCGACTTCATCTTCCTGGAGATGTTCTGCCTGGACCCCTACGTGCTGGTGGACCGGCGCTTCCAGCCGCAGAAGCCCTTCTATTTCATCCAGGACATCACGAATGGCCGCGAGGACATCCCGCTGTCCTGCGTCAACGAGATCGACGGGACCCCCCCGCCCAGCGTGGCTTACAGCAAGGAGCGCATCCCGGCAGACGGGGTCTTCATCAACACTAGCCTGGACTTCCTGGTGGGCTGTGATTGCACTGATGGCTGCAGAAACAA GTCAAAGTGTGCCTGTCATCAGCTGACCCTCCAGGCAACCGCCTGCACCCCTGGGGGCCAAATGAACATGAATGCCGGTTACTCCTATAAGAGGCTCGAGGAGTGCCTTCCCACAGG GGTTTATGAGTGTAACAAGCGATGCCGCTGCAACCCCCAGATGTGCATCAACCGGCTGGTGCAGCACGGGCTCCAAGTGCGGCTGCAGCTCTTCAAGACGCAGAACAAGGGCTGGGGCATCCGCTGCCTGGATGATGTGGCCAAAGGCTCCTTCGTCTGTATCTATGCCG GTAAAATCCTAACAGATGACTTTGCCGATAAGGAAGGCCTGGAGATGGGTGATGAGTACTTCGCCAACCTTGACCACATTGAGAGTGTGGAGAACTTCAAGGAGGGCTATGAGAGCGAGGCTCACTGCTCTGACAGTGATGGCAGCGGGGTGGACATGAGCAGAGTCCGGGTGCCTGGCAGGAGCTCCCAGAAGAAAGGCTACCAGAAAGCTGAGGACGACACCAACAGCGGCAACGGAGGCCAAG GAGGTGAGGACTCCTCTGCagatggggaggaggaggatgatgatgatgaagatgactcGAATGATGACGACGACAGCTCTGGCGAGAACTTCATCAGGAATGCTTACTACAGCTCCAGCTCCGTGTGGAGGAGCTACACTACACGGAGGCAGGCCAAGGGGCTGAAGGAGG GCAGCCAGGACAGTAAGGATGGGTTAAGCGTGTCGACAGGAGGAACAGAGGGCAGGAAGCCGCCTGTCATGCCAGAAGAGAGCGGCAAGAGCAAGGTGGCCTCCTGGCTGACCAGCCAGGCGTCCTCCTCCGGCACACAGCCTGCAGTCAAACTGGAAGGACTGAAGACCGAGAAGAAG GAGCCGCTGGACCAGAAGCCTGCGCT gggtTCCATCTCTGTGAAGACCGAGACCAGCAAGAAGCCTCCTGGAAGCAACATG GATGTCATGACCCTTTCCGACAGCGACGACATCCAGACCATCAGTTCTGGGTCTGACGACAAGGAGCGGGAGAGACAGGCTCAGG GGCCATTAAAGAGGCAGGTGGCTGTCAAGTCTACCCGTGGTTTCACCCTCAAATCCACTCATAGCCTGGTGGTCAAGACGGGTGGAGCTGGTGGAAGCGGAGCGACAGTGGGACCTGGGGGGGCAGTGGGAGAAGGCGGCCCAGCTAGGAAGAACACCAGGCAATTCTTTGATGGCGAGGAATCCTGCTACATAATCGATGCCAAGCTGGAGGGCAACCTTGGACGCTATCTCAAC CACAGCTGTAGCCCGAACCTCTTTGtccagaatgtgtttgtggacaCTCATGACTTGCGCTTTCCTTGGGTGGCCTTCTTTGCCAGCAA GCGGATCCGGGCGGGAACCGAGCTCACTTGGGACTATAACTATGAAGTGGGAAGCGTGGAAGGGAAGGAGCTGCTGTGCTGCTGCGGCTCCACCGAGTGCCGGGGCAGGCTGCTGTAG
- the LOC125748923 gene encoding meiotic recombination protein REC8 homolog isoform X1: MFYYPNVLQRHTGCFSTIWLAATKGIKITRRDYLSVNIQRTCNDIMDYVLVRASPIHPGLPRPRFSLYLSSQLQFGIIMVYHQQCVILLDEIHETIDRLLRSQKVSRIDLVESDRLVLAHPDCLAALEETERALDPFFGMMRLSYELPSPNTLIEQWGMKEPPAKPVSPEIPTDGITASPESITLREGEVVPVSEIQFEGVELPEALDIVDMLLEQRDDFPTEERRDIVREELREQPLAGVSVEQLRVTDEDSMLLQVEETVLPAPEERAASPITVLRPQRGERKREIGRRQPSRRPRVPPFADEQMQIPRERLLRQMATPMMETRQPPEIVLPSRRTVPPAELLSNPCLPLHPDILPSWERGAIIGVVEEREIEMEEIPRAAAEPALVPADVSEPTELLLEVSDRDTSHTVPSVSRGSPAAEVFTSLEEIREEGVLLPEGEAKEWMVTAEGLLEQVQEPLEEFGSVTFHSLLPPGADRRDVARFFYSLLELVTAGKLSVEQEQPYGSIVISAGPLYK, from the exons ATGTTTTATTATCCTAATGTTTTACAACGACATACCGGCTGTTTTTCTACTATATG GCTAGCGGCTACGAAGGGGATCAAAATAACCCGCAGGGATTATCTCAGCGTGAACATCCAGCGCACATG CAATGACATCATGGATTACGTGCTGGTCCGGGCCTCACCTATCCACCCTGGGCTGCCCCGACCCCGTTTCTCCCTGTACCTGTCGTCCCAGCTGCAGTTTGGCATCATCATGGTCTACCACCAGCAGTGTGTCATTCTGCTGG ATGAGATCCATGAGACCATTGACAGACTGCTGCGCAGCCAGAAGGTGTCCAGGATTGACCTGGTGGAATCTGACAG GCTTGTGCTGGCGCATCCTGACTGCTTAGCTGCCTTGGAGGAGACAGAGAGGGCGCTGGACCCCTTCTTTGGGATGATGAGACTCTCCTATGAGCTGCCAAGCCCCAACACGCTGATAGAG CAATGGGGGATGAAGGAGCCCCCCGCTAAACCTGTCAGTCCCGAAATTCCCACGGACG GCATTACCGCCTCCCCCGAATCCATCACTCTGAGAGAGGGTGAGGTCGTACCGGTTTCGGAAATTCAG TTCGAGGGCGTGGAGCTGCCAGAGGCGCTGGACATCGTCGACATGCTGTTAGAGCAGCGGGACGACTTTCCCACAG AGGAAAGAAGGGACATTGTGCGAGAGGAGCTGAGGGAGCAGCCCCTCGCCGGGGTTTCCGTCGAGCA ACTCAGGGTCACAGACGAGgacagcatgctgctgcaggttGAGGAGACAGTCCTTCCGGCTCCGGAGGAGAGGGCAGCCTCGCCCATCACTGTGCTGAGGCCCCAAAGGGGAGAAAGAAAAAGAGAGATTGGGAGGCGT CAACCATCACGCAGGCCGAGGGTGCCCCCCTTCGCGGACGAGCAGATGCAGATCCCTAGGGAGAGGCTGCTGAGGCAGATGGCCACACCCATGATGGAGACCAGGCAGCCG CCTGAGATAGTGCTGCCCTCACGGAGAACAGTGCCCCCAGCAGAGCTTCTCAGCAACCCCTGCTTAC CTCTGcatccagacatcctgccttcctGGGAACGGGGTGCCATCATTGGTGTGGTAGAAGAGAGGGAGATAGAGATGGAAGAG ATCCCGCGAGCAGCAGCAGAGCCGGCTCTGGTCCCTGCTGATGTATCAG AACCGACCGAGCTGCTGCTGGAGGTGTCAGACAGGGACACGTCTCACACCGTCCCGTCTGTGAGTCGAGG GTCCCCAGCAGCAGAGGTTTTCACCTCCCTGGAGGAGATAAGAGAGGAGGGAGTGCTCCTTCCAGAAGGAGAGGCCAAGGAGTGGATGGTGACTGCGGAGGGCCTGCTTGA ACAGGTGCAGGAACCCCTGGAGGAGTTTGGCTCGGTGACCTTCCACTCGCTGCTGCCTCCTGGTGCTGATCGCAGAGACGTAGCCAGGTTCTTCTATTCCTTGTTAG AACTGGTGACGGCAGGAAAGCTGAGCGTGGAACAGGAGCAGCCTTACGGTTCCATCGTCATCTCAGCAGGGCCGCTCTACAAGTGA
- the LOC125748923 gene encoding meiotic recombination protein REC8 homolog isoform X2, translating into MDYVLVRASPIHPGLPRPRFSLYLSSQLQFGIIMVYHQQCVILLDEIHETIDRLLRSQKVSRIDLVESDRLVLAHPDCLAALEETERALDPFFGMMRLSYELPSPNTLIEQWGMKEPPAKPVSPEIPTDGITASPESITLREGEVVPVSEIQFEGVELPEALDIVDMLLEQRDDFPTEERRDIVREELREQPLAGVSVEQLRVTDEDSMLLQVEETVLPAPEERAASPITVLRPQRGERKREIGRRQPSRRPRVPPFADEQMQIPRERLLRQMATPMMETRQPPEIVLPSRRTVPPAELLSNPCLPLHPDILPSWERGAIIGVVEEREIEMEEIPRAAAEPALVPADVSEPTELLLEVSDRDTSHTVPSVSRGSPAAEVFTSLEEIREEGVLLPEGEAKEWMVTAEGLLEQVQEPLEEFGSVTFHSLLPPGADRRDVARFFYSLLELVTAGKLSVEQEQPYGSIVISAGPLYK; encoded by the exons ATGGATTACGTGCTGGTCCGGGCCTCACCTATCCACCCTGGGCTGCCCCGACCCCGTTTCTCCCTGTACCTGTCGTCCCAGCTGCAGTTTGGCATCATCATGGTCTACCACCAGCAGTGTGTCATTCTGCTGG ATGAGATCCATGAGACCATTGACAGACTGCTGCGCAGCCAGAAGGTGTCCAGGATTGACCTGGTGGAATCTGACAG GCTTGTGCTGGCGCATCCTGACTGCTTAGCTGCCTTGGAGGAGACAGAGAGGGCGCTGGACCCCTTCTTTGGGATGATGAGACTCTCCTATGAGCTGCCAAGCCCCAACACGCTGATAGAG CAATGGGGGATGAAGGAGCCCCCCGCTAAACCTGTCAGTCCCGAAATTCCCACGGACG GCATTACCGCCTCCCCCGAATCCATCACTCTGAGAGAGGGTGAGGTCGTACCGGTTTCGGAAATTCAG TTCGAGGGCGTGGAGCTGCCAGAGGCGCTGGACATCGTCGACATGCTGTTAGAGCAGCGGGACGACTTTCCCACAG AGGAAAGAAGGGACATTGTGCGAGAGGAGCTGAGGGAGCAGCCCCTCGCCGGGGTTTCCGTCGAGCA ACTCAGGGTCACAGACGAGgacagcatgctgctgcaggttGAGGAGACAGTCCTTCCGGCTCCGGAGGAGAGGGCAGCCTCGCCCATCACTGTGCTGAGGCCCCAAAGGGGAGAAAGAAAAAGAGAGATTGGGAGGCGT CAACCATCACGCAGGCCGAGGGTGCCCCCCTTCGCGGACGAGCAGATGCAGATCCCTAGGGAGAGGCTGCTGAGGCAGATGGCCACACCCATGATGGAGACCAGGCAGCCG CCTGAGATAGTGCTGCCCTCACGGAGAACAGTGCCCCCAGCAGAGCTTCTCAGCAACCCCTGCTTAC CTCTGcatccagacatcctgccttcctGGGAACGGGGTGCCATCATTGGTGTGGTAGAAGAGAGGGAGATAGAGATGGAAGAG ATCCCGCGAGCAGCAGCAGAGCCGGCTCTGGTCCCTGCTGATGTATCAG AACCGACCGAGCTGCTGCTGGAGGTGTCAGACAGGGACACGTCTCACACCGTCCCGTCTGTGAGTCGAGG GTCCCCAGCAGCAGAGGTTTTCACCTCCCTGGAGGAGATAAGAGAGGAGGGAGTGCTCCTTCCAGAAGGAGAGGCCAAGGAGTGGATGGTGACTGCGGAGGGCCTGCTTGA ACAGGTGCAGGAACCCCTGGAGGAGTTTGGCTCGGTGACCTTCCACTCGCTGCTGCCTCCTGGTGCTGATCGCAGAGACGTAGCCAGGTTCTTCTATTCCTTGTTAG AACTGGTGACGGCAGGAAAGCTGAGCGTGGAACAGGAGCAGCCTTACGGTTCCATCGTCATCTCAGCAGGGCCGCTCTACAAGTGA
- the LOC125748928 gene encoding uncharacterized protein LOC125748928 has protein sequence MVSFPVAGFIIFTTILILKVSADDIPTVSGIFGSSVTLRSTYNKISDVFLRVSWYRMMPDGRVELVAYFSSYSTKLGRYSGQIPEGTTEVSLTISNVTVEDSGQYFPVVHEDSKISTGSVTLLTVTDPRRDPNLQLFVSHKPDGTADILCMMRDVGLDWDGPRLRMVDDTDTSLMDSKTGEAVNSHGVYVRSAMMSYSLGKQSVCVVCVSQHKDRLSISRREVTLQRDEMICPWLLDLSLLCGVLFVVTIAIGIVWFYKAK, from the exons ATGGTTTCATTTCCCGTCGCCGGGTTCATCATCTTTACTACTATTT TAATTCTTAAAGTTTCGGCGGACGACATTCCGACGGTTTCCGGGATATTTGGGAGCAGTGTGACCCTCCGAAGCACCTACAACAAAATTTCGGACGTTTTTTTGCGTGTTAGCTGGTACCGAATGATGCCGGATGGTCGGGTAGAGCTCGTTGCTTATTTCAGCTCTTACAGCACAAAGCTTGGCCGATACAGCGGACAGATACCCGAGGGCACCACCGAAGTCTCTCTTACTATCAGCAATGTGACAGTTGAAGATTCCGGACAATATTTCCCAGTGGTGCATGAAGATTCAAAAATATCTACCGGGTCAGTAACTCTTCTGACTGTAACAG ACCCCAGGAGAGACCCGAACTTGCAGCTGTTTGTCAGTCACAAACCGGATGGCACAGCAGACATACTCTGTATGATGAGGGACGTGGGTTTGGACTGGGATGGGCCGCGTTTGAGGATGGTAGATGACACAGACACATCACTGATGGACAGCAAGACGGGGGAAGCCGTAAACAGCCATGGTGTTTATGTTCGATCAGCCATGATGTCTTATTCTTTGGGAAAGCAGAGTGTTTGCGTGGTCTGTGTCAGTCAGCACAAAGACAGACTTTCAATAAGTCGACGTGAAGTCACACTGCAGCGCG ATGAGATGATCTGCCCGTGGCTGCTGGACCTGTCCCTGCTGTGTGGGGTCCTGTTTGTGGTAACCATAGCCATTGGTATTGTGTGGTTTTACAAGGCAAAGTGA
- the LOC125748927 gene encoding uncharacterized protein LOC125748927 has translation MHRIVNVYRYLYSMASFSVAWLVIFTTSFFLNVSGDNIPVVFGIPRGNVLLQSNYKVVLSDFMHGSWYRMMPDGRVELMAYFSIYTTKYGRYRGQIHTGTTEVSLTISNVTFSDSGQYFSAVHDIEKIFLGSITVSTVTDPRRDPNLQLFVSHKTDDMADILCEMRDVGLDWDGPRLEVENNTDTSLMDSKTGEAVDSHGVYVRSAMMSYSLGKQTVRVACVSQHKDRLTIRRHVILQRDEMICPWLLYLSLLCGVLFVVTIATGIVWFYKTK, from the exons ATGCACCGCATCGTAAACGTGTATCGATATTTATACAGCATGGCTTCATTTAGCGTCGCTTGGCTCGTCATCTTTACTACCAGTT tCTTCCTCAATGTCTCAGGGGACAACATTCCTGTCGTTTTCGGGATACCTAGGGGTAATGTGCTCCTCCAAAGTAACTACAAAGTTGTTTTAAGTGACTTTATGCATGGTAGCTGGTACCGAATGATGCCGGATGGTCGGGTAGAGCTCATGGCTTATTTCAGCATCTACACCACAAAGTATGGCCGATACAGAGGACAGATACACACGGGCACCACCGAAGTCTCTCTTACTATCAGCAATGTGACATTTAGTGATTCTGGACAATATTTCTCAGCTGTGCACGATATTGAAAAAATCTTCCTTGGGTCGATCACTGTTTCGACTGTAACGG ACCCCAGGAGAGACCCGAACTTGCAGCTGTTTGTCAGTCACAAAACGGATGACATGGCAGACATACTCTGTGAGATGAGGGACGTGGGTTTGGACTGGGATGGGCCGCGTTTGGAGGTAGAAAATAACACAGACACATCACTGATGGACAGCAAGACGGGGGAAGCCGTAGACAGCCATGGTGTTTATGTTCGATCAGCCATGATGTCTTATTCTTTGGGAAAGCAGACTGTTCGCGTGGCCTGTGTCAGTCAGCACAAAGACAGACTTACAATAAGACGACATGTCATACTGCAGCGTG ATGAGATGATCTGCCCGTGGCTGCTGTACCTGTCCCTGCTGTGTGGGGTCCTGTTTGTGGTGACCATAGCCACTGGTATTGTGTGGTTTTACAAGACAAAGTGA